The DNA segment TTTCCAGAAAATCAAAGGTATCGAAGACAGCAAAGAGCTGTTCTACGAAGAAACATTGAAAGGCGGCAAGTTCAAAAACAACCCGCAATTGCTGCGTGAGTTTGTCGAACTGGCCCCTGAGGCCATCGAATGGCTGGCGGCGAAAGACATCGAACTGAACGACATCACTATCACTGGCGGGATGAGCATCGATCGCACGCATCGCCCGGAAGATCGCTCGGCGGTGGGCGGCTTCCTGATTAGCGGCCTGGTGAAAAACATCAACAAACGCGATATCGAAGTGCTGCTCGAGACCTCCGTTGCCGAAATTTTGTATGAGAATGGTGCGGTCACCGGTGTGAAAGTGGTCGATGAATACAACGACAGCCGCATTCTGAATGCCAAAAGTGTCATCGTCGCCACCGGGGGTTTCAGTGCCAACCGCGAGATGGTGGTGAAATACCGCCCTGAGCTGGATGGCTTCGTCACCACCAACCACAAGGGGGCGACCGGTAGCGGTATCGCCATGCTGCAAAAAATCGGTGCGGATACCGTTGATATGGGCGAAATCCAGATCCACCCGACCGTTGAGCAGACGACTTCCTACCTGATTTCTGAATCCATACGCGGCGGCGGGGCGATTCTGGTGAGTCAGGCGGGTAAGCGTTTCTACAATGAGATGGAGACCCGTGACAAAGTCTCCGCCGAGATCATCGCACTGCCGGAGAAAAGTGCATGGGTGATTTTCGATGAGCAAGTGCGTGCCAACAACAAAGCGGCGGACGAATATATCGCCAAAGGTTTTGTGCTCAGCGCCCCGACGCCGGAAGAGCTGGCAGTGAAGCTGAACATGAACCCGGTTGCGCTGACCGAGACGCTGGAGCGCTATAACCTGTTTGTGGTGGAGAAGAAGGACGAAGACTTCGGTCGTACGACTGCGCTGCGTCACCCGCTTAATCAGGGGCCGTTCTTTGCCATTCGCATTGCACCGGGCGTGCATCACACCATGGGTGGCGTGGTGATCAATACCGACACCGCCGTACTGGATGCGCAGAAACAGCCGATCACCGGTGCATGGGCGGCAGGTGAAGTGGCCGGCGGTATCCACGGAGCCAACCGCATCGGTGGTAACGCCGTCGCCGATATCATCATTTTCGGTATTCTGGCAGGGCGTAACGCGGCAGCATTGGCTAAACGCTGAGGTCTTAAGACTTCCGATTGAAATAAAAATCCACGCTCAGGCGTGGATTTTTTTTGCTGCCGTACAAACAAAAACGTCCGCCACAGTGGGCGGACGTTGTCAGTCGTTCAGATCGCTAACGGTTGCGGATTAACGGTAAACCAGACCCACGATGGACGCGGAGAGCAGGCTGACCAGCGTTGCGCCGACCAGCAGGCGGAAGGCGGCACGGGCAACCATGTTTCCCTGAACTTCTTCGATACTCTTCACCGCACCGGCGATAATTCCGACGGTAGAAATGTTGGCGAAAGACACCAGGAAGACAGACAGAATTGCCACGGTGCGCGGTTCCAGATGTGCGATCAAATCTTTCATCTGCAACATCGCCACGAACTCATTAGCGACAATTTTGGTGCCCATGATGCTGCCTGCGGTCAGGGAATCATGGCTGACGATGCCGGTTAACCAGGCGATCGGGTAGAACAGGTAGCCGATGATGTCCTGGAAGCTTTTACCAAAACCGCCCATAAAGATAGCATTGATCATCGCCAGCAGGGCGTTGAAGCCGACCAGCATCGCCGCCACGATCATCGCCATTTTGAAGCCGGCCATGATGTACTCACCCAGCATTTCTACGAAGCTGTGTTTCGGTACAGTAAGCTTAGGCATTTCATTATCCGCTTCGTCGGAATACGGGTTTACCACCTGCAATACGGCAAAGGTAGAAAGCATATTCAGAATAAGCGAGAGCATCACATAACGCGGTTCCAGCAGGGTCATGTAAGAACCCACAATCGACATGGAAACGGTGGAGATTGCGGTTGCGGATAATGTATACATGCGGCGTTCATTCAGGTGCGGAACAATATCTTTAATCGCGATAAAGTTTTCAGATTGCCCGACCAATAAAGAACTCACGGCATTAAAGGATTCCAGTCGCGGCATTCCGTTAATTTTAGATAAGAGATAACCGATCCCTTTAATCATTAATGGCAAAATACGCAGGTGCTGGAGAATACCAATCAGCGCAGAAATAAAGATGATTGGACATAATACGAATAAGAAGAAGCTGAACTGGTTATCATTTACCAGACCGCCAAACACGAAGTCGGTACCGACGCGTGCGTAGCTCATCAGATTGGTGAATACGCCGGAGAGGCCGGAGATCAGGTAGACGCCTGCCTGGCTGTAAAGCAGAACCCAGGCCAGTACGATTTCGATCACCAAAATTTGCACGACGTAGCGCAGTTTAACGCCGCGTTTGTTGTAGCTAATCAACCAGCCAATGCCGAATATCATTATAAGGCTAAGTAAAAAATGCAATATATTTGACGTCATGGAGGATCCAAATGATGTGAGTGGTTTTTTAAGCGCGAACTATAACAGCAACCTCACAAAACTCATCAGCTTTTTTCATTGCGTTGCGCACAGGTAATCGATTGCGTTCAAAAAAGAAACAATCAGAGTCGGCTATTTTAAATAACGCACCGAAGTGGTGAGAATTTTATTAGTCCGCACTGATTTGGTGAACGGAATTATATTATGCAGTACATTTCTGAATGCATTACTGTGTCCGGTATCACCAGTAAATTTCGCAAAACCTTCGGGGAAAATATATTTATACAAGGGCATTTTGTTAACGCCCAGAGCAGCAACAAAACCTACCGCTGGGGCGTGCCCGGCACCCGCTTTATTTCTGGTTTATTGACCTGTGAGTGATTGAGAAGGCGCAGGTGACTGCGCCTTGATCCCGACGCTTTTAGTCCTTTAATTCACAGGCATTCACCACACTTTCATCCACCAGCCGGGTGAACGTCGCCAGCGGACAATAGCCTTTGGCGGTCTGGTCACTGCATCCCGGTATTTTCATCTGTACTATTCCCGCCGGTGTCTTCAGTGACAGCGGCGTCTGTTCCCGCAGCTGCGCCAGCGTCTGATACATCATCTTCACGCTGACAAACTTTTTCCCGGTTTTATCCGACCAGCGTTCAAACACCAGTCCACCACCAGGAGGGGTATTGTCGGGCTGGCCGGGCAGTGTCCAGGACATGCCCAACATGCCGGAGATGTTGGCGATATTAGTGTCATGCCCGGCAATAAACAGGAGTTTATTGTCAGGGGAAATGCCCGGCAGCGTGCCTTTCGCGGCCTTCGGATCGAGCGCGCTGGCGATGGTTTGCAGCAGCGGTGTCCCGTTGTGGCTGGCGATGTAGGGCGTGCGCGACAGCAAATCAAACTGCGCATTGTGCAGTTTGAGCAACGATACCCATTCCTCCTCTGAATGAATATTACCCCAGGCGGGTTGCGGCATTCCTTCAGCGTGTTCGAGCAGGAAGATTTCTGCCAGCGTCGAAGACAGCCCGACAGCACCTTCCAGCGCGACTTTGTTACCATTATCTTTAATGGACAATTTCGACGGCATCGACTGCGCAAAATCGCAGGTTTTATCAGCGCTGTGTTGCTCACACCAGGCCGATTTCGGGAAGTTCAGAACGGCACTCATGCGTTGCAGGGAAGGGAGATAGCGTGGATTCAGGTTATCCATTGCGGTTCCGGCCTGTTTCTCAACCGCTTGCTGTACCTGCTTTTTATCCATCTGGCAGACGCCTGCTTTCACCGGGTGAAACAGCGGATCTTCTTTTTTAACGTTTTGCTGATGATGAATAGTCAAACCGCATTGCGGAGCAAACCCGTTAAGAAAGGCTTCGCCGGTTTTGAGCGTGCGCTGATCGACGTCGGCCCAGACATATACCACGCCGGGCGCAGGGCAATCTCCCGATGCGAGAAGACCTTCCTGCTGAACCGTCTGTCGATAAAACCCGCCCATCAGGCTGACCAGATGCTCGCCCCGTGGCGTGATATAACCGAGTTTGACCGGCCATTCCGGCCAGACGTTTGGCGTCACGTCGCGCATGGTTTGCGTCATTTTGGTGGGCGCTCGCACGCCGTGGCGACTGAGGATCACCACTTTTTCCAGCTGATAACCATCGGGCGGCGTGTTGCCG comes from the Enterobacteriaceae bacterium Kacie_13 genome and includes:
- a CDS encoding NupC/NupG family nucleoside CNT transporter; this translates as MTSNILHFLLSLIMIFGIGWLISYNKRGVKLRYVVQILVIEIVLAWVLLYSQAGVYLISGLSGVFTNLMSYARVGTDFVFGGLVNDNQFSFFLFVLCPIIFISALIGILQHLRILPLMIKGIGYLLSKINGMPRLESFNAVSSLLVGQSENFIAIKDIVPHLNERRMYTLSATAISTVSMSIVGSYMTLLEPRYVMLSLILNMLSTFAVLQVVNPYSDEADNEMPKLTVPKHSFVEMLGEYIMAGFKMAMIVAAMLVGFNALLAMINAIFMGGFGKSFQDIIGYLFYPIAWLTGIVSHDSLTAGSIMGTKIVANEFVAMLQMKDLIAHLEPRTVAILSVFLVSFANISTVGIIAGAVKSIEEVQGNMVARAAFRLLVGATLVSLLSASIVGLVYR
- a CDS encoding AppA family phytase/histidine-type acid phosphatase, which translates into the protein MTRFLNNRPHFSLRHGILLALSAAFSLSAHAGNTPPDGYQLEKVVILSRHGVRAPTKMTQTMRDVTPNVWPEWPVKLGYITPRGEHLVSLMGGFYRQTVQQEGLLASGDCPAPGVVYVWADVDQRTLKTGEAFLNGFAPQCGLTIHHQQNVKKEDPLFHPVKAGVCQMDKKQVQQAVEKQAGTAMDNLNPRYLPSLQRMSAVLNFPKSAWCEQHSADKTCDFAQSMPSKLSIKDNGNKVALEGAVGLSSTLAEIFLLEHAEGMPQPAWGNIHSEEEWVSLLKLHNAQFDLLSRTPYIASHNGTPLLQTIASALDPKAAKGTLPGISPDNKLLFIAGHDTNIANISGMLGMSWTLPGQPDNTPPGGGLVFERWSDKTGKKFVSVKMMYQTLAQLREQTPLSLKTPAGIVQMKIPGCSDQTAKGYCPLATFTRLVDESVVNACELKD